From Paenibacillus polymyxa, the proteins below share one genomic window:
- a CDS encoding radical SAM protein, with protein sequence MSIENKYKALELEKPGIYELEGLEVGVTSNCNFKCDYCCAYQRNDGQCISSKEVKSIIDDIPTLKRVRLSGGEVTLKYEDCLDIVAHCSSKGIATQLNTNASLLSPERIEKLRDAGLSNIHISFNFTDADKYAQYYHVHPRMYEKIVQNIRLCTEAKLETVLETLLFAETQNNMPAISEKVYELGVRIHEIQNSIVMDHTNWNAISTKEALVRSVHDLIAHKKDDTVLYFTCMDRFAEALGFKEEPGVYFSNCVDGKKQLHLHGNGDILICELCHPVVIGNIYNGTSLKDIYKNKPKQLQEFLDKLPCPAYDALFPVGSK encoded by the coding sequence GTGAGTATAGAGAACAAATATAAAGCACTTGAGCTGGAGAAGCCGGGCATTTATGAGCTAGAGGGACTGGAAGTCGGGGTCACCTCTAATTGCAACTTCAAGTGTGATTACTGCTGCGCATATCAGCGGAACGACGGACAATGCATTAGCAGTAAAGAGGTCAAAAGTATCATTGATGATATTCCAACGTTAAAACGTGTGCGACTGTCCGGGGGAGAAGTGACCTTGAAGTATGAGGACTGTCTGGATATTGTGGCTCACTGTTCGAGCAAAGGAATCGCTACCCAGCTCAATACCAATGCCAGCTTGCTCAGCCCTGAACGAATTGAGAAGCTGCGTGACGCGGGGCTTTCCAACATTCATATCTCCTTCAACTTTACGGATGCCGATAAATATGCACAGTATTATCATGTTCACCCTCGCATGTATGAGAAAATCGTTCAAAATATTCGGTTATGTACCGAAGCCAAGCTGGAAACGGTGCTGGAAACTTTGCTATTTGCAGAGACACAGAACAATATGCCAGCAATCAGTGAAAAAGTATACGAACTCGGTGTGCGCATCCACGAAATCCAAAACAGCATTGTGATGGATCATACGAATTGGAACGCGATCTCCACCAAGGAAGCACTTGTCCGTTCCGTTCATGACCTGATTGCACACAAGAAAGACGATACCGTGCTGTATTTCACCTGTATGGACCGTTTTGCTGAGGCGCTGGGCTTTAAGGAAGAGCCAGGTGTATATTTTTCCAACTGTGTTGACGGTAAGAAACAGCTTCATCTTCACGGGAACGGGGATATTCTGATCTGTGAACTTTGTCATCCTGTGGTCATCGGTAATATTTATAACGGAACGTCCTTAAAGGATATTTACAAAAATAAGCCGAAGCAACTTCAGGAGTTTCTCGACAAACTGCCTTGTCCTGCATATGATGCGCTTTTTCCTGTAGGAAGCAAGTAG
- a CDS encoding DsrE/DsrF/DrsH-like family protein, which translates to MDKRMNLLMFSGDYDKAMAGLILANTARELDVEVTMFFAFWGLSLVRDPDKMTLEDKTIYEKLMDLVTPKGPEALPLSHMNFSGLGKLMLTEMLEDNEAPKLIHFLKGARKKNVKFYACKLSVDIMGFKPEEFIPELEIIEAKTYLKDALESDMQLFI; encoded by the coding sequence GTGGACAAAAGGATGAATCTGCTTATGTTCAGCGGCGATTATGATAAAGCAATGGCCGGACTGATTTTGGCCAATACAGCTCGGGAGCTGGATGTCGAGGTTACGATGTTTTTTGCATTCTGGGGATTATCATTGGTTCGTGATCCCGATAAAATGACGCTTGAGGACAAGACCATTTACGAGAAACTTATGGATCTGGTGACTCCCAAGGGGCCTGAAGCTTTACCGCTATCCCATATGAATTTTAGCGGTCTGGGCAAGCTGATGCTGACGGAAATGCTGGAAGACAATGAGGCACCGAAGCTGATCCATTTCCTGAAAGGAGCCCGGAAGAAAAACGTCAAATTTTATGCCTGCAAGCTATCGGTGGATATTATGGGTTTTAAACCGGAAGAATTCATCCCTGAACTGGAAATTATCGAGGCAAAAACGTATCTAAAAGATGCGCTTGAGTCGGATATGCAGCTTTTTATCTAA
- a CDS encoding zinc ribbon domain-containing protein YjdM, with protein MSNLPNCPECNSEYTYEDRSLFICPECAHEWSAESESVSSEDVKVVKDANGNILKDGDSVTVIKDLKVKGSSSVLKIGTKVKNIRLVEGDHDIDCKIDGFGAMKLKSEFVKKN; from the coding sequence ATGTCTAATTTGCCAAACTGTCCTGAGTGTAATTCAGAGTACACCTATGAGGACCGCAGTCTGTTCATTTGCCCGGAATGCGCTCATGAGTGGTCTGCCGAGTCAGAATCCGTAAGCAGTGAAGATGTAAAAGTCGTCAAAGATGCGAATGGTAACATTCTGAAGGATGGTGACTCTGTAACGGTCATTAAAGACCTTAAAGTGAAGGGAAGCTCTTCCGTCTTGAAAATCGGCACCAAAGTAAAAAACATCCGTTTGGTGGAAGGCGATCACGATATTGATTGCAAAATCGATGGTTTTGGAGCAATGAAGCTAAAATCGGAGTTTGTCAAAAAGAATTAA
- a CDS encoding diacylglycerol/lipid kinase family protein codes for MKKAMVIVNPSSGKEESLQHVRNVEEILREQGYAVTVEETAQELDATRFCVTACQETYDLVVSLGGDGTLHETINGFMDQDHRPKLGVIPLGTVNDFARALQIPLSPELAIRTLTSARVKAVDMGLLNGRMFANVVATGSLAESLSAVSSDDKSMFGTFAYIKEGMKELINHPAHPLIVRYDDKTWEGESPLFLAALTNSVGGFEKLVPGAAVDDGLLHCFIFKNLNILNTVTASISLFLGNLKDHKDVVYFTAKHVSVSSAESVSTNVDGEEGPSLPIEVRILPRHIEVIVPEESE; via the coding sequence ATGAAGAAAGCTATGGTCATTGTAAATCCCTCTTCCGGCAAAGAGGAGTCCCTCCAACATGTCAGAAACGTAGAAGAAATTCTACGTGAGCAAGGATACGCTGTTACAGTCGAAGAGACGGCACAAGAACTTGATGCCACCCGTTTTTGCGTCACTGCTTGTCAGGAAACTTATGATCTAGTCGTTTCCCTCGGTGGAGATGGCACGCTCCACGAAACCATTAATGGTTTCATGGATCAAGACCATCGTCCAAAACTGGGGGTCATCCCTCTTGGGACGGTCAATGATTTTGCCCGTGCCTTACAAATTCCGCTAAGTCCCGAACTGGCGATCCGTACACTCACTTCTGCTCGCGTGAAAGCCGTAGATATGGGTCTCTTAAACGGTCGAATGTTTGCTAATGTTGTTGCCACTGGCTCGCTTGCCGAGTCGCTATCCGCTGTGTCGTCAGACGATAAATCCATGTTTGGCACATTTGCCTACATTAAAGAAGGTATGAAAGAACTGATCAACCATCCTGCCCATCCGCTTATCGTTCGCTATGATGACAAGACTTGGGAAGGCGAATCCCCACTCTTTCTTGCTGCTTTAACCAACTCAGTTGGCGGATTTGAGAAACTGGTGCCCGGGGCAGCAGTTGATGATGGCCTGCTTCACTGCTTTATTTTCAAAAACCTCAATATATTGAATACGGTGACAGCCAGTATATCCTTATTTTTAGGCAACTTGAAGGATCATAAAGACGTCGTTTACTTTACCGCAAAGCATGTAAGTGTCAGCTCCGCAGAATCGGTCAGTACGAATGTAGATGGTGAGGAAGGACCGTCTTTGCCTATTGAGGTTCGTATTCTACCGCGTCATATCGAGGTGATTGTGCCTGAGGAGTCTGAGTAA
- a CDS encoding SDR family oxidoreductase yields MKIALTGATGQLGAIVVDTLLASVPAKDLIVSVRNPEKAEGLRNRGVDVRHGDFDKPETLDQAFAGVDRLLIISADGDNDTRIRQHKAAVDAAVRAGVGFIAYTSAANAADSTLFLAPVHRITEEFIRESGIPYSFLRNNWYLENEAGTIQSVLAGAPWLTSAGSGKVGWATRADYAEAAAAVLSGEGHENTMYELSGKPITQEEFATILAEVLGKDVPVQQVDDAAYAEIMLGAGVPEGAIPIVVGIQQAIREGALDVASNDLEKLLKRPLTPLNQGISELVKQIQA; encoded by the coding sequence ATGAAAATCGCATTAACAGGAGCAACGGGGCAGCTGGGGGCCATTGTGGTAGATACATTGCTTGCATCCGTTCCGGCAAAAGACCTTATTGTTAGCGTAAGAAATCCGGAAAAAGCAGAGGGGTTACGTAATCGTGGCGTTGACGTTCGTCATGGCGATTTTGATAAGCCGGAAACGCTGGATCAGGCATTTGCTGGTGTAGACCGACTGTTGATTATATCCGCAGACGGAGATAATGATACTAGAATTCGTCAGCATAAAGCGGCTGTTGATGCTGCTGTGCGTGCGGGAGTGGGCTTCATCGCGTATACCAGTGCTGCCAATGCCGCTGACAGCACTCTATTCCTTGCACCTGTACATCGTATTACGGAGGAGTTCATACGTGAGTCGGGTATTCCTTATTCCTTCTTGCGTAATAATTGGTATCTTGAGAATGAAGCAGGCACGATCCAATCCGTACTCGCGGGAGCTCCATGGCTAACCTCGGCAGGGTCCGGTAAAGTAGGTTGGGCAACCCGTGCTGATTACGCGGAAGCGGCTGCAGCCGTGTTGTCTGGCGAAGGGCATGAGAATACCATGTACGAGCTCTCCGGTAAGCCGATAACCCAAGAAGAGTTTGCGACTATACTTGCTGAGGTCCTGGGTAAGGACGTTCCTGTACAGCAGGTGGACGATGCTGCGTATGCCGAGATTATGCTCGGTGCGGGAGTACCGGAAGGTGCCATCCCTATTGTGGTAGGCATTCAACAGGCGATTCGCGAAGGAGCCTTGGATGTCGCAAGCAACGATTTAGAGAAGCTGTTGAAGCGTCCCCTTACACCGCTTAACCAAGGGATTAGTGAACTAGTCAAGCAAATTCAAGCATAA
- a CDS encoding phosphatidate cytidylyltransferase: MDSSLFTLTLICIALLIIHLIYIVVAKTQPNKDYAAIGLRIKTWWGMFFIVCLATLFNPIVSLLSLMVLTFFALKEYFSMIRSRKADRRLFLWAYLAIPVQFYWIYIGWYGMFIVFIPIYVFLLLPLPRLINKGTVGFLRSVSSTQWGLMLMVFGLSHLAYFQFATPQYGAKLVLFLVVLTQLNDVAHYLASLYFGKRKIVPTSNPNITWEGFAFAFPVTIAASYLIYPYLTPFDLKFGIIMGMLISLSGFFGSLTVSVLKRDLLIGDDDKFDALKKSYLSRVDSLTYTSPVFFHVIRYFFDFM, from the coding sequence ATGGACAGTTCGTTATTCACGTTAACCCTCATTTGTATAGCCTTATTAATCATCCATCTGATTTATATAGTGGTAGCCAAAACACAGCCAAACAAAGACTATGCAGCTATTGGGCTTCGCATTAAGACCTGGTGGGGCATGTTCTTTATCGTTTGCCTGGCAACACTTTTCAATCCGATCGTTTCACTGCTTTCCTTGATGGTGCTTACTTTCTTTGCGTTAAAAGAATACTTCTCCATGATTAGATCTAGAAAAGCTGACCGCAGGTTATTTTTATGGGCATACTTGGCGATTCCTGTACAGTTTTATTGGATTTATATCGGGTGGTATGGAATGTTTATTGTCTTTATCCCTATCTATGTATTCTTGCTGCTGCCGCTCCCTCGATTGATCAATAAAGGAACCGTTGGTTTCTTGCGCAGTGTCAGCTCGACTCAATGGGGACTCATGCTGATGGTTTTTGGACTGAGTCACCTGGCATATTTTCAGTTTGCTACGCCGCAATATGGAGCGAAACTTGTACTTTTTCTAGTGGTACTGACACAACTCAATGATGTCGCACATTATCTGGCATCGCTCTATTTCGGCAAGCGGAAAATCGTCCCGACATCCAATCCCAATATAACTTGGGAAGGCTTTGCATTCGCTTTTCCCGTAACCATAGCGGCTTCCTATCTAATCTATCCGTACCTGACGCCGTTTGATCTGAAATTTGGGATTATTATGGGCATGTTGATTAGCTTGAGCGGTTTCTTCGGGAGCTTAACGGTTTCCGTGCTGAAGCGAGATTTATTAATCGGTGATGATGATAAGTTCGATGCTTTGAAAAAAAGCTACTTAAGCCGGGTGGATAGCTTGACCTACACCTCGCCCGTCTTTTTTCACGTAATTCGTTATTTTTTCGACTTTATGTAG
- a CDS encoding aminotransferase class V-fold PLP-dependent enzyme: MLMARIGSSNCRYQPSNEAYFQKYRENTIGYHQTFESPYGLKKLIYADWAASGRLYGPIESKIVHELGPFVANTHTESNLTGTLMTQAYEKAKQIIKNHVHANEHDIILFAGSGMTGAVNKLQRLLGLKIHEKLKPLYPIAEKDRPVIFVTHMEHHSNHISWAETIGDVVCLPPGPGGMVDPAHLERLLLQFRHRPIKIGAFTACSNVTGFEVPIHQLSRKMHEHGGVCFVDFSASAPYAEIDMHPTDPLEKLDGIVFSPHKFLGGPGTSGVLIMDSRLCLHCAPDQPGGGTVSWTNPWGGYEYKDSIEAREDGGTPPFLQAVRTALCIQLKEQMGYSRMLERKKELTSLLLKGLGTIPGLHILGGNSQDRLGIVSFVVGHIHYNLIVKLLNDRFGIQVRGGCSCAGPYGHYLLGIDQQASKQMTDLIHEGDLSRKPGWVRLSLHPMMTNQEVSYIVSSIRAIVENIITWQKDYTYQPESNEWRSMNEHHKIDISKWFNFSN; encoded by the coding sequence ATGCTCATGGCTCGAATCGGAAGTAGTAACTGTAGGTATCAGCCTTCTAACGAGGCTTATTTCCAAAAGTATCGCGAAAATACAATCGGTTATCACCAGACCTTTGAATCTCCATATGGGCTTAAAAAGCTGATTTATGCGGATTGGGCAGCCAGCGGTCGTCTGTATGGCCCCATCGAGTCGAAAATAGTTCATGAATTAGGTCCATTTGTGGCGAACACGCATACGGAGTCTAATTTGACAGGTACTCTAATGACCCAAGCCTATGAAAAAGCAAAACAAATCATTAAGAACCACGTTCATGCCAATGAACATGATATCATTCTATTCGCCGGGTCCGGGATGACAGGTGCGGTGAATAAGCTTCAGCGACTATTAGGATTGAAAATACATGAAAAATTAAAGCCCCTCTACCCCATCGCTGAAAAAGACCGTCCCGTTATTTTTGTTACACACATGGAGCATCATTCCAATCATATTTCCTGGGCAGAAACCATTGGAGACGTTGTGTGTCTTCCTCCAGGTCCTGGAGGAATGGTCGATCCAGCTCATCTCGAACGACTGCTGCTTCAATTTCGGCATCGCCCGATCAAGATTGGCGCTTTTACCGCCTGCTCCAATGTTACAGGGTTTGAAGTGCCGATTCACCAGTTATCCCGCAAAATGCATGAACATGGCGGCGTATGTTTCGTTGATTTTTCGGCAAGCGCACCTTATGCGGAGATCGACATGCACCCTACAGATCCCCTTGAGAAACTGGACGGAATTGTATTTTCCCCTCACAAATTCCTTGGTGGCCCCGGTACAAGCGGCGTTCTCATTATGGATTCGCGGCTGTGCCTCCATTGTGCTCCCGATCAACCCGGGGGCGGTACGGTGAGTTGGACCAATCCTTGGGGTGGATACGAGTATAAAGATAGTATTGAAGCACGCGAGGATGGAGGGACCCCTCCTTTTCTACAGGCTGTTCGAACCGCGCTCTGTATTCAGCTGAAGGAACAAATGGGATACAGCCGCATGTTGGAGCGTAAAAAGGAGCTGACCTCATTATTGCTAAAAGGCTTGGGCACCATACCAGGTCTGCATATTTTGGGAGGAAACAGCCAAGATCGGCTGGGAATCGTTTCTTTCGTTGTCGGTCATATTCACTATAACCTGATTGTAAAACTACTAAATGATCGATTTGGCATTCAGGTCCGAGGCGGCTGTTCATGTGCAGGCCCCTATGGACATTATTTGCTGGGCATCGACCAGCAAGCATCTAAGCAAATGACAGACCTGATTCATGAGGGAGACTTATCTCGAAAGCCGGGCTGGGTGCGTCTGTCGCTTCATCCCATGATGACCAATCAGGAAGTCTCCTATATTGTCTCTTCCATACGGGCTATCGTGGAAAACATCATAACCTGGCAAAAAGATTATACCTATCAACCGGAATCAAACGAATGGCGATCTATGAATGAACATCACAAAATAGACATCAGCAAATGGTTCAACTTTAGCAATTAA
- a CDS encoding LLM class flavin-dependent oxidoreductase, whose translation MEIGISTFVETTPDPQTGEVISHAQRIREVVEEIVLADQVGLDVYGVGEHHRKDYAASAPAVILAAAAAQTQRIRLTSAVTVLSSDDPVRVFQDFATLDGISNGRAEIMAGRGSFIESFPLFGYDLDNYDELFDEKLELLLKIRESEKVTWKGGHRPAINNLGVYPRPVQNPLPVWIGSGGNQESVVRAGLLGLPLVLAIIGGSPMQFAPLVELYKKAAKHAGHDASLLPVASHSHGFIAETTELAADKFFPSTQQSMNVLGRERGWGPYTRSSFDAARSFEGALYVGDPDTVAKKIIHLRKQVGITRFLLHVPVGTMPHDDVMRAIELLGTEVAPRVREEISKWEFENK comes from the coding sequence GTGGAGATAGGTATAAGCACATTTGTAGAAACAACACCGGATCCCCAAACCGGTGAGGTCATCAGTCACGCACAACGGATACGTGAAGTGGTCGAGGAAATTGTACTTGCTGATCAGGTAGGACTGGATGTGTACGGCGTGGGAGAGCACCATCGTAAAGATTATGCGGCATCTGCTCCAGCTGTTATACTGGCTGCTGCTGCGGCACAAACCCAACGAATTCGCCTAACCAGTGCGGTTACGGTGCTTTCATCGGATGATCCGGTGCGTGTGTTTCAGGACTTTGCTACGCTGGACGGTATTTCGAATGGACGAGCTGAGATTATGGCAGGCCGAGGTTCTTTTATCGAATCGTTCCCATTGTTTGGATATGACCTGGATAACTACGATGAGTTGTTTGATGAAAAGCTGGAGCTGTTATTGAAAATACGTGAATCCGAAAAAGTGACCTGGAAAGGTGGACATCGGCCCGCAATCAACAATTTGGGTGTGTACCCGCGTCCGGTGCAAAATCCTTTGCCTGTATGGATTGGGAGTGGAGGCAATCAGGAATCAGTGGTTCGTGCGGGCTTGCTTGGATTGCCGTTGGTGCTTGCCATTATTGGAGGCAGCCCTATGCAGTTTGCACCATTGGTGGAGTTGTACAAAAAGGCAGCTAAACATGCAGGTCATGATGCATCGCTGCTTCCAGTTGCATCCCACTCGCATGGTTTTATCGCGGAGACTACCGAGCTTGCAGCGGATAAGTTTTTCCCTTCCACTCAGCAGAGCATGAATGTGCTTGGGCGTGAACGTGGTTGGGGTCCTTATACTCGTTCCAGCTTCGATGCCGCGCGCAGCTTTGAAGGAGCATTATATGTGGGCGATCCTGATACGGTAGCCAAGAAAATCATTCACCTCCGTAAACAGGTAGGCATTACACGGTTTCTATTGCATGTGCCCGTCGGCACGATGCCGCATGATGATGTCATGAGAGCTATTGAATTATTGGGAACAGAGGTAGCGCCACGGGTGCGTGAAGAGATATCCAAGTGGGAATTCGAGAACAAATAG
- a CDS encoding PTS fructose transporter subunit IIABC: MKILAITSCPNGIAHTYMAAENLQKAAAKLGIEMKVETQGSIGVENQLTEQEIREADGIIIAADKTVVKDRFVGKKLLVVGVQDGIRRPEELIQRVMKGNVPVYQAESRASEASSQENKPKQNPIYRHLMNGVSYMVPFIVIGGLLIAIALTIGGEKTPGGLVIPDGSFWKTVQDIGSASFTFMIPILAGFIAMSIADRPGLAPGMVGGFIAANGSFYGSEAGAGFIGGIIAGFLAGYVALGIRKMKVGRALQPIMPIIIIPVLSSLIVGLIFVFIIGSPVAQLFEALTGWLAGMQGTSSILLALILGAMISFDMGGPVNKVAFLFGSAMIGEGNYEIMGPIAVAICIPPIGMGLAAMINKRKFAPAEREAGKATFTMGLFGITEGAIPFAAQDPLRVIPSIMAGSMVGSVIAMLGNVGDKVAHGGPIVAILGAVDNVFMFFIAVIVGAAVSVILVSLLKRDIATANPAVAGEETSGNSAAVTEQSTMTTTAAESSASAIAYNEPEVSSQAIHIEKLTDIVTMDLIDLDLEGTTQDAVIDEMIGTLERNGAVSSASGFKQAILDREKESSTGIGMNIAIPHGKSEAVLKPSVVFGLKRSGVDWKSLDGSEAKLIFMIAVPRNSKDNAHLKVLQMLSRKLMDDHFREALLAVTTKEDAYELLSQVH, from the coding sequence ATGAAGATATTAGCGATTACCTCATGTCCTAACGGAATTGCACATACGTATATGGCAGCTGAGAATCTGCAAAAGGCAGCAGCCAAGCTGGGTATCGAGATGAAGGTCGAGACACAAGGCTCCATTGGAGTAGAAAATCAACTAACGGAGCAGGAGATCCGTGAAGCGGATGGCATTATTATTGCAGCGGATAAGACGGTGGTCAAAGACCGCTTCGTCGGCAAGAAATTGCTGGTCGTTGGAGTACAAGATGGGATTCGCCGTCCGGAAGAATTGATCCAGCGGGTGATGAAGGGGAATGTGCCTGTGTACCAGGCAGAGTCACGTGCCTCCGAAGCTAGCTCACAGGAGAATAAACCGAAGCAAAATCCTATCTACCGCCACTTGATGAATGGTGTATCCTATATGGTGCCCTTTATCGTCATTGGGGGATTGCTCATTGCCATTGCATTGACGATTGGTGGTGAGAAGACACCAGGCGGTCTGGTTATACCGGACGGTTCATTTTGGAAGACGGTTCAGGATATCGGTTCGGCTTCGTTTACCTTTATGATACCCATCCTCGCTGGATTCATCGCGATGAGTATTGCGGATAGACCGGGGCTTGCACCGGGTATGGTTGGCGGATTCATTGCTGCGAACGGCAGTTTTTATGGAAGTGAGGCGGGAGCCGGATTTATCGGCGGAATTATCGCTGGTTTCCTGGCGGGTTATGTTGCACTGGGTATTCGGAAAATGAAGGTTGGGCGAGCGTTACAGCCGATCATGCCTATTATTATTATCCCTGTGTTGTCATCTTTAATTGTAGGATTAATCTTTGTCTTTATCATCGGTTCTCCAGTCGCACAATTGTTTGAAGCTTTAACGGGTTGGCTTGCAGGTATGCAAGGTACAAGTTCAATTTTATTGGCACTGATTTTAGGTGCTATGATCTCCTTCGATATGGGTGGTCCAGTCAATAAAGTAGCATTTTTATTCGGCTCGGCCATGATTGGTGAAGGAAATTACGAAATTATGGGACCGATCGCCGTTGCGATTTGTATTCCACCGATTGGAATGGGACTTGCAGCAATGATCAACAAACGTAAATTTGCACCAGCAGAACGCGAAGCTGGGAAAGCGACATTCACGATGGGATTATTCGGTATTACTGAAGGAGCGATTCCCTTCGCTGCACAAGATCCATTGCGTGTTATTCCTAGTATCATGGCAGGATCTATGGTCGGTTCAGTCATTGCGATGTTGGGAAATGTAGGAGATAAGGTAGCTCATGGTGGACCGATTGTAGCCATTCTTGGTGCAGTGGACAATGTGTTCATGTTCTTCATTGCTGTTATTGTCGGAGCAGCCGTCTCAGTTATCCTGGTGAGTCTGCTGAAAAGGGATATTGCAACTGCAAATCCGGCTGTTGCTGGAGAAGAGACATCTGGAAATTCTGCCGCAGTAACGGAACAATCTACGATGACTACGACTGCCGCCGAGTCATCAGCTTCAGCGATTGCATATAACGAGCCCGAGGTATCTTCGCAAGCCATTCACATTGAGAAGTTGACAGATATTGTAACGATGGATCTGATTGATCTGGATCTGGAAGGAACGACACAGGATGCCGTGATTGATGAAATGATCGGAACACTTGAGAGAAATGGAGCCGTAAGTTCTGCCAGTGGTTTTAAACAGGCCATATTGGACCGAGAGAAGGAAAGCTCCACAGGCATTGGAATGAATATTGCCATCCCTCACGGTAAATCGGAAGCTGTACTGAAGCCAAGCGTGGTCTTTGGATTGAAGCGGAGCGGAGTGGACTGGAAAAGCTTGGACGGCAGTGAAGCGAAACTAATCTTCATGATTGCTGTTCCGCGTAATAGCAAGGACAATGCACATCTGAAGGTGCTGCAAATGCTGTCTCGTAAGCTGATGGACGATCATTTCAGAGAAGCACTTCTGGCGGTTACTACCAAGGAAGATGCATATGAATTGTTGTCCCAGGTACATTAA
- a CDS encoding AIM24 family protein codes for MAFVINNLKDNSNVAITDQLGGFTVLEYITDLSCTSVAAAKDNYYMSKSNMRRKQLMIEINNSEIMMRAGAMQYTVGSMEMTTGVKGVGGLMRNLVSGAVTGTGAIKPHYKGTGTIMLEPTYQYIWLIDVDNDDIAIEDGLFLACDTTLDISVVARSNLSSAALGGEGLFNLSARGKGVLALQAPIPSDEAVVIELQNDVLKVDGNFALMWSNTLQFTVEKSGKTKMGSAASGEGLVNVYRGTGTVWLAPL; via the coding sequence ATGGCTTTTGTCATTAATAATTTAAAGGATAACAGCAATGTTGCCATCACTGACCAATTAGGTGGATTTACGGTACTGGAATACATAACAGATTTGAGTTGCACCTCGGTTGCAGCTGCAAAAGACAATTACTATATGAGCAAAAGTAACATGCGCCGCAAGCAGCTCATGATCGAAATCAATAATAGTGAGATTATGATGAGGGCAGGTGCCATGCAGTATACTGTAGGCAGCATGGAAATGACTACCGGTGTAAAAGGCGTCGGAGGCTTAATGCGAAACTTGGTATCCGGTGCTGTAACGGGGACAGGTGCTATTAAACCGCATTATAAAGGCACGGGGACCATTATGCTGGAGCCTACCTACCAATATATTTGGCTCATTGATGTGGATAATGATGACATTGCCATCGAAGACGGATTGTTTTTAGCTTGCGACACCACGCTGGACATATCCGTCGTTGCACGCAGTAATCTTTCTTCTGCTGCACTGGGCGGAGAAGGGTTATTTAATTTAAGCGCCCGTGGAAAAGGAGTGCTGGCACTTCAAGCGCCGATCCCTTCTGATGAAGCAGTCGTTATAGAATTGCAAAATGATGTGCTCAAGGTGGATGGCAACTTTGCCCTTATGTGGTCCAACACCCTACAGTTCACCGTCGAAAAATCGGGAAAAACCAAAATGGGCTCGGCCGCTTCCGGCGAAGGGCTGGTTAATGTATACAGGGGAACCGGAACTGTATGGCTAGCACCACTATGA
- a CDS encoding DUF3243 domain-containing protein, producing the protein MAEHNHVVNKEGEVALNKIDDTLNRIDDSKKDDILGSFDSFKSYLSDKIEMAQKIGLNEEVMAKAAEKIAGYLAAKEEPRNSEEKLLQELWKVGDKEQQHALAHMLVRVAQSS; encoded by the coding sequence ATGGCAGAGCATAATCATGTTGTAAATAAGGAAGGCGAAGTGGCCCTGAACAAGATAGATGACACATTAAATCGGATAGACGACAGCAAAAAGGATGACATTTTGGGCAGCTTTGATTCATTCAAAAGTTATTTGAGCGACAAAATTGAAATGGCTCAAAAAATCGGCTTGAATGAAGAAGTGATGGCAAAAGCAGCTGAGAAGATCGCAGGCTATCTGGCAGCCAAGGAAGAACCGCGCAATAGCGAGGAGAAGCTTCTTCAGGAATTGTGGAAGGTAGGGGACAAAGAGCAGCAGCACGCGCTTGCTCATATGCTCGTACGCGTGGCTCAATCCTCGTAG